The Aeromonas encheleia genomic sequence CGATGCCGTGACCGCCTGATAGGCGCATCGCCAATAAAAAAGCCGACTCCCTGGAGTCGGCTTTTTTTATCTCCCTTGCAGGCCTGGCATGAGAGAGATAGTGCCTCCCTGACCAGACGGCTTGCTAGCCCTGACCTCCCCGCCCCAATCGATAACCCCAGCACAGGCGGGCTATCCTTAATGGGGTCCCATCACGGAGGTAGTCAAAATGAGGCTCATGTTGTTGTTGGCAGGCCTGCTCTTCGCCGGCACTGCCTTCGCGTTTCACTGTCCCATGGACATGAAGAGGATTGACGATGCTCTGGCCGCGGGCCCTCCCATCAGTGCCGAGCGGCTGGCGGAGGTGAAGCAGCTGAGGGCCGAGGGCGAGACCCTGCACAAGGAGGGCAAGCATCAGGAGTCCATCGATACCCTGGCCAAGGCCATGACCCTGCTTGGCATCGATAAGACCTGATCCCGCCTGCACATCCTGGCGACGAGAGGCATCATCCGGCCGGTGATGCCCAACGCAGCGGCGATACAAACAACAAGGCCCTCGCCATGGCGAGGGCCTTGTCATGCGGGAGCCGTATCACGCTCATCGAGCAAACGGTATGCCGCTTACTCCCCCTCGATGCGATAGATGCGGTTCTTGCCAGCCCGTTTGGCCTGATACATCGCATTGTCGACCATGGCCAGCAGCTCCTCGGGGGTGCGGCCATTGCTGCTGCCGATGCCGGCACTGAAGGTGACCAGCATCCCCTTCTCCCGCCACTTCAGCTCGCTGACGCGGCAACGCCACTGCTCCATCAGCAGCTCGGCCTCCGCCAGCGTGCCGTGTTCGAAGAGGGCGACCAGCTCCTCGCCGCCGTAACGGCACAGGGAGGCACTCTCACCCAGCAGCTCCTGACCCAGCTCGACGCTGCGACAAAGCGCCGCATCTCCGCCGGTATGGCCATAGACATCGTTGATCTGTTTGAAGTTATCCAGATCGACCAGGGCCAGCACGAAGGGGCTTCCCTCCTCATGCAGCTGACGAAGGCGCCCATCCAGGAAGCGTCGATTGTAGATGCCGGTCAGGGCGTCCCTGTGTGCCATGTCAAACGACTCTTGCAGATGATCGGACACCTGATTCAGCGCCTGATCCAGCAGCGCCATCTCCGGGAACACCGGCAGGACGCTCGATGAGGGCCCACCCATAGCGCCGGCTCCGAGTTGGCGGATCCGGTTGACCAGGCTGTCGATGAGCACCAGCAACCGCAGGCGGAAGAAGGCCGACATGGTGATGAAGAGCGCACAAGCGACGACCAGCAGCCCCAGGGCGAGGCTGCCCCCCAGCACGGCCACCGAGTCTCGCCTTGGCTGGACGGTGATGGCCAGCCAATGTTCACGCTTGGGTAGCGTCCCATAGGCCACATACTCGTTGCTCTGCTCCGAGTAGAAGGAGCCGGATTGTGAGGTCAGGCGCGCCAGCCAGGGGGCCTGCAATATCTGGCCGTTGTAGGCCGACTGCGAGCTCACCAGGATCTGGTTGGTGCGGCGATCGATCACCATGTGGCTCAAGGCGTTGTCCCCGTACAGCATGTCTCTGAGCATCTGCGACCATTCCGCGACGTTCACATCGGTGCCGATGACACGGGCCCCCTCCTGCTGGCCATCCGTCAGCCGATGGGCGAGGGTCAGGATATAGTCGCCGGTTAAGATGTCCTGATAGGCCGGCGTCCAGTAAAACGTCCGGGCCGCCAGCGCCCCCTTGAACCAGGCGCGGGAGTTCACATTGACCCTGGCGTTCACCCAGGCCTGATCCGCCTCCTCACTGCCGGAGAAGAAACGTCCGGTCGAGTCGGCATAGAAGATCAGCGTGATCAGGGAGTCGAGGGCGGCCTTGTTACCCCAGAGTTCGCGGTATTCCTGCCGGGCCCGGGTCGACGAGATCACCGGGTTCAGTTTGTCCGCGGTAACCTCGACGGCCATCAGCTGCTCGATGTGATCGAGCATTCTCGCCTCGGCGACCACGGCCATGCTGTTGAGGCTGACCAGCTTCTGCTCAACGACCACCCCATGGTTGTAGACCGAGAGGGCAAACATGCCGCCGATCCCGAGCAGCATCGGCAAGGCCAACAGCCAGAGATAGCCCGTAATAAAGGCAAAATTTTTCTTCGTGCGTTTGAAAATCAACATATCTGGGGTCCTGCTCATCACCTCGTGGTGCAACCTGCATGCGGCATGGCTCCATCGGAGGGCGCACAGTATGCCGCCATCACTTTAGGGGTAGTGAATCATTTTCCCGACCTCATTCAACTGTGATTCAGGCAACTTTTTCATCAAAATGGGGTTTCGTTAAGTGGAACAGAGAGATAGGAGATATTTTCTGGACAAAAAAAAACCAGTGGGCAAGCCCGCCGGTTTCGCCCGCCGCGAGGAGGGATCCTGGAACAAGGGGACAAACGGGGCACTTCGTCGGCAGACAGCACCATCGGCATGGGGCTTTCGTGAACATCACCCTGCCCGTGTCTCCCCCTGGTGTCCCCCATCGCCCGGGGCTAGACCCGGCCGCTGTAGACCAGGGTGCAATAGTTGAAGGCTATCTGGCCATCGACGGCGCAGCGGGCAAACTCGCGGCGGATCAGCGCCGTCAGCCCCTCATAGGCCGGCGTGCCCATGGAGGGTGCATAGGAGGAGGAGTTGAGCCGCCCCAGTACCCCATCGAGGTCGAACAGCTGGCGGTTTTCGAAGCGATCGAGCCGATAGTCCCCCTCGAAGAAGGCGCGAAAATCGGCCTCGCCGAGATTGCGATGGTTCACCTCCTCATAATCCCCGGAATAGGTGCGCAGCCCCGCCTCATAGGCCTCGAGGAAGGGGGTATTGGTCAGCCTGTCGTTCCAGATCAGCGCTACCCGGCCACCGGGCCTGAGCAGCCGACGGCATTCGGCCTTGAAGGCGGCGCGGTCGAACCAGTGAAAGGCCTGGGCGACGGTGACGAGATCCACGGCGCCCGCAGGCAAGCCGGTCGCCTCCGCACTGCCACTGTGCCAGCTGAGGTTGCCGGCCCCCGCCAACAGCCGCTCGGCGGCGCTGCGCATCTCGGCATTGGGCTCCACCGCCCACAGCTGACTCACCCTGGGCGCCAGCAGCGCCGTCAGTATGCCGGTGCCCGCCCCTATGTCGGCGACCACAGCCGAGGGCCCCATGCCGAGCTCCTGCGCCAGAAAATCCAGCATGGCCGCCGGGTAGCCGGGGCGATACTTCACATAGGCCTCGACCCGGGCCGAGAATCGCTGGGTACTGTCCATTGCTCACTCCTCTCTGGTTATCTCTGTGCCAACCCTGCGCCACGCCGCCCACTGGCAATGATTCAGGCATGGGCGCGCGTCGCCCTCCCCTGGTGGCCAGATTCACTATGCCACTACACTCAACACAGCACGAGCACATCAGGTCGGCTATCCAGCACCGCAGGAGTCCCCATGCCGAGATCCCGCTATCTACTCCCCCTCATCGCGGCCCTGCTGAGCGGATGCGGCGCCGAGGTGGTTGGCACGGCCGTGATCAACGGGAAACTGCAGGCAGAGCAGGCGGAACAAGCCAAGGTGCAGGCGGAGCAGCTCAAACTGCAGCTCGATGAGGCCATGAGAGCCACCCAGGCTGCCGCTTCCGCGGCCAACGCCCAGTAAACACACCGCCCCGTACCGGCTCACCCCTTTACCCGACTCGCATCACCACAGGAGGATTGCCATGAGAAGAGTCATCGTCTCTGCCTTTGTGTCCCTCGACGGCATCATGCAAGCCCCCGGCGGGCCAGAAGAGGACCCCACCGGCGGCTTTGCCCTTGGCGGCTGGATGTTCAACTATGCGGACGACAGCATGGACATCTCGGCCGCGGGCTTCGACGGCAAGGATCGCGAGCTGCTGCTCGGGCGCAGAACCTACCAGATCTTCGAGGCCTACTGGCCTTATCAGCCCCATGATCACCCCATCGCCAAGACGCTCAACGCCGCGAAGAAACACGTCGCCTCGCGCACCCTGACGCGGCTCCAGTGGCACAACTCGAGCCTGCTTGAGGGCGATGTCGTCGCGGCCGTCATCGCCCTCAAGGGCCAGCCTGGCCCCGATCTGCAGGTGATTGGCAGCGGCAACCTGATCCAGACGCTCCAGGCCGCGACCCTGGACCCGTCGCTGGGTATGCCACTGCCGGGTATGCCGCTGATAGACGAGTACCACCTCTGGACCTTTCCGGTGGTGCTTGGCCGGGGCAAGCGCCTGTTCGGCGAGACGGCCAGGCCATCGGCACTGCGGCTGGTGCGCTCCCGGGTGTCAGACTCCGGCGTGCTGATGAGCACCTATGTGCCGGACGGCGATATCCAGCCCGGCACCTTCCCCGGCAGCGCACCGAGCGAGCTGGAGTTGGCCAGGCGCCAACGGATGGCCAATGATAAATGGTGACGAAAAAGGACCCGCCTCCCTTGTGGCGGCGCAGGACGGCCTATCAGGATGGAGAAATGACATGAATACCCCCGCAAAGAACACCATTTGCCTCTGGTATGACGGCGACGCAGAGGAGGCGGCGCAGTTCTACGCCAGCACCTTTCCCGACTCCTCCTTCGGTGCCGTCTACCATGCGCCTTGCGACTTTCCGTCTGGCAAGCAAGGGGATGTGCTGACGGTCGAGTTCAGGGTGATGGGGATCCCCTGCCTCGGGCTCAATGGCGGACCCGGGGTCAGGCACAACTGGGCGTTCTCGTTTCAGGTCGCCACCCAGACCCAAGCCGAAACGGATCACTACTGGCACGCCATCATCGACCACGGCGGCCAGGAGAGCGAGTGCGGCTGGTGCCAGGACAAGTGGGGCATCTCCTGGCAGATCACCCCGGTCGCGCTGTTGCAGGCGATCACCGATCCCGACCCCGCCGCCGCCAGGCGCGCGTTCGAGGCGATGATGCAGATGAGAAAGATCGACATCGCGACCATAGAGGCGGCGCGCCGCGGCTGAGATTATTATCGCCTCAGGACGCATCTCGTATAAAAACAAAGCCCTCGCCAACTGGCGGGGCTTTTACTGGGGATAAAACGGCTGGTTCAAGTGGGAAACTGATTGCCTATCAAATGCCATATCAGGCACCGTACCACAAACCTTTAGTCAGACAACATCACCTCGATAAAGGCCTTGGCCGCCGCGGTCAGGGTTTTATGGAGGCATAGAACAGCGAAAAAACGCGCAGGCGCCCGCGCAGTTCCGGCATGATTTCCACCAG encodes the following:
- a CDS encoding GGDEF domain-containing protein; translated protein: MLIFKRTKKNFAFITGYLWLLALPMLLGIGGMFALSVYNHGVVVEQKLVSLNSMAVVAEARMLDHIEQLMAVEVTADKLNPVISSTRARQEYRELWGNKAALDSLITLIFYADSTGRFFSGSEEADQAWVNARVNVNSRAWFKGALAARTFYWTPAYQDILTGDYILTLAHRLTDGQQEGARVIGTDVNVAEWSQMLRDMLYGDNALSHMVIDRRTNQILVSSQSAYNGQILQAPWLARLTSQSGSFYSEQSNEYVAYGTLPKREHWLAITVQPRRDSVAVLGGSLALGLLVVACALFITMSAFFRLRLLVLIDSLVNRIRQLGAGAMGGPSSSVLPVFPEMALLDQALNQVSDHLQESFDMAHRDALTGIYNRRFLDGRLRQLHEEGSPFVLALVDLDNFKQINDVYGHTGGDAALCRSVELGQELLGESASLCRYGGEELVALFEHGTLAEAELLMEQWRCRVSELKWREKGMLVTFSAGIGSSNGRTPEELLAMVDNAMYQAKRAGKNRIYRIEGE
- a CDS encoding class I SAM-dependent methyltransferase, with translation MDSTQRFSARVEAYVKYRPGYPAAMLDFLAQELGMGPSAVVADIGAGTGILTALLAPRVSQLWAVEPNAEMRSAAERLLAGAGNLSWHSGSAEATGLPAGAVDLVTVAQAFHWFDRAAFKAECRRLLRPGGRVALIWNDRLTNTPFLEAYEAGLRTYSGDYEEVNHRNLGEADFRAFFEGDYRLDRFENRQLFDLDGVLGRLNSSSYAPSMGTPAYEGLTALIRREFARCAVDGQIAFNYCTLVYSGRV
- a CDS encoding dihydrofolate reductase family protein; translation: MRRVIVSAFVSLDGIMQAPGGPEEDPTGGFALGGWMFNYADDSMDISAAGFDGKDRELLLGRRTYQIFEAYWPYQPHDHPIAKTLNAAKKHVASRTLTRLQWHNSSLLEGDVVAAVIALKGQPGPDLQVIGSGNLIQTLQAATLDPSLGMPLPGMPLIDEYHLWTFPVVLGRGKRLFGETARPSALRLVRSRVSDSGVLMSTYVPDGDIQPGTFPGSAPSELELARRQRMANDKW
- a CDS encoding VOC family protein — translated: MNTPAKNTICLWYDGDAEEAAQFYASTFPDSSFGAVYHAPCDFPSGKQGDVLTVEFRVMGIPCLGLNGGPGVRHNWAFSFQVATQTQAETDHYWHAIIDHGGQESECGWCQDKWGISWQITPVALLQAITDPDPAAARRAFEAMMQMRKIDIATIEAARRG